From the genome of Pelobacter propionicus DSM 2379, one region includes:
- a CDS encoding class 1 fructose-bisphosphatase, with the protein MFGEAGKTKFQIDLRQHLRDQNISDNLVHLICEIAEASKYVINAIRTGDLGVAGTSNLYGEEQLALDVLSDRIIRKRLQHSGVVCNIASEEMEEIFQVTSNPQGMFSVAYDPLDGSSLVDVNLAVGTIVGIYQGSDLLQPGRHMVGAMYILYGPRVSMVYSVGKGVYEFTMNQLMEFTLSREQIQMHPSGDIYSPGGLRKKYCEGNERFIRYLEAKGSKLRYSGGFVPDINQVLIKGKGVFMYPALTDSPNGKLRLLFELNPMAFLIEQAGGAATNGHMPILDIVPESLDQRCPIYLGCRDDVVKAAEFLNTPCKTPHEEPQP; encoded by the coding sequence ATGTTTGGCGAAGCGGGAAAAACCAAATTTCAGATCGATCTGCGGCAGCACCTCCGGGACCAGAATATCAGCGACAATCTCGTGCATCTCATCTGCGAGATCGCCGAGGCCAGCAAATATGTTATCAACGCCATCCGTACCGGCGATCTGGGGGTGGCGGGCACGTCAAACCTCTATGGCGAGGAGCAACTCGCCCTGGACGTGCTCTCCGACCGGATTATTCGCAAACGCCTGCAGCACTCCGGTGTTGTCTGCAACATCGCATCTGAAGAGATGGAGGAGATCTTCCAGGTTACCAGCAATCCCCAGGGGATGTTTTCCGTTGCCTATGACCCCCTGGACGGTTCTTCCCTGGTGGACGTAAACCTGGCGGTCGGCACTATCGTGGGCATCTATCAGGGAAGCGACCTGCTCCAACCGGGGCGCCACATGGTCGGCGCCATGTATATTCTCTACGGGCCACGCGTCTCCATGGTCTATTCGGTCGGCAAGGGGGTTTATGAATTCACCATGAACCAGCTGATGGAATTCACCCTCAGCCGCGAGCAGATACAGATGCACCCCTCGGGCGACATTTATTCCCCTGGCGGATTGCGCAAGAAGTACTGCGAGGGCAATGAACGTTTCATCCGCTACCTGGAGGCAAAAGGCTCCAAGCTGCGCTATTCGGGCGGCTTCGTGCCGGACATCAATCAGGTGCTGATCAAGGGCAAGGGGGTATTCATGTATCCCGCCCTTACCGACAGCCCCAACGGCAAGCTGCGCCTTCTGTTCGAGCTCAATCCCATGGCTTTTTTGATCGAGCAGGCGGGTGGGGCAGCCACAAATGGACATATGCCGATTCTGGACATCGTTCCCGAAAGTCTGGACCAACGCTGTCCCATTTACCTCGGGTGCCGTGATGACGTCGTGAAGGCGGCCGAGTTCCTGAATACCCCCTGCAAGACTCCCCACGAAGAGCCGCAACCATGA
- a CDS encoding elongator complex protein 3: MSRITVPFFISHQGCPHTCVFCDQRSISGSSGTLPDAQEIAARIADWHGSAQGRPLEVAFFGGTFTALPRQIQQRLLAAVHPFLRSGVVSSIRVSTRPDALDAENVPWLAGQGVAIIELGVQSMDDAVLEAAGRGHDARASLDAIRRIRENGLMAGAQLIPGLPGDTPATACASLERVIDAGVDFVRIYPTVVLRGTELARRYGEGTYHPLTLQAGVALCKTLLRIAMRRGVPVIRMGLQDDESLRDGAILAGCWHPALGHLVQCELYHDLLFQLISALPDHSRPVTISCHPTRLSAVIGQKRSTINRLQQQGISIRRVLADPVLSLPECQVSSCGFSSRGSLLHDQIKIHD, translated from the coding sequence ATGAGCAGGATTACGGTCCCTTTTTTTATCAGCCACCAGGGGTGCCCGCACACCTGCGTTTTCTGCGATCAGCGCTCGATCTCCGGCTCCAGTGGCACACTGCCGGATGCGCAAGAAATTGCCGCAAGAATCGCTGACTGGCACGGTTCGGCACAGGGGCGTCCCCTGGAGGTTGCCTTCTTCGGCGGAACCTTCACCGCTCTCCCCCGTCAGATTCAGCAACGGCTCCTGGCTGCGGTACACCCCTTCCTCCGCTCCGGCGTCGTCAGCTCGATCCGGGTCTCCACCCGTCCCGACGCGCTGGATGCCGAAAACGTACCCTGGCTGGCTGGCCAGGGAGTCGCAATCATCGAACTGGGAGTGCAGAGCATGGACGATGCCGTGCTGGAGGCCGCCGGCCGCGGCCATGACGCCCGGGCATCCCTGGATGCCATCCGCCGAATCAGGGAAAACGGTCTCATGGCTGGCGCCCAGCTCATACCCGGCCTGCCCGGTGACACCCCGGCAACCGCCTGCGCGTCACTGGAACGCGTGATCGATGCGGGCGTTGATTTCGTCAGGATTTACCCCACGGTTGTGCTGCGCGGTACGGAATTGGCCCGGCGCTACGGGGAGGGAACCTATCACCCCCTGACCCTGCAGGCGGGAGTGGCGCTCTGCAAGACACTGCTGAGAATCGCCATGAGACGGGGTGTCCCGGTCATACGCATGGGGCTGCAGGACGACGAATCGCTCCGCGATGGCGCCATTCTGGCCGGCTGCTGGCACCCTGCCCTAGGCCATCTGGTGCAATGCGAGCTCTACCACGACCTGCTGTTTCAGCTGATCTCCGCGCTTCCCGATCATTCACGGCCAGTGACGATCAGCTGCCATCCCACACGGCTTTCGGCTGTCATCGGCCAGAAGAGGAGTACCATAAATCGCCTTCAGCAGCAGGGAATCAGCATTCGGCGCGTCCTGGCCGACCCGGTGCTGTCGCTTCCCGAGTGCCAGGTCAGCTCCTGCGGTTTTTCGTCAAGAGGTTCCCTGCTGCACGATCAGATTAAAATCCATGACTGA